The Planifilum fulgidum genome has a segment encoding these proteins:
- a CDS encoding LacI family DNA-binding transcriptional regulator codes for MKPRERQKNPTGSEKVTIYDIAEAAGVSIATVSKVINNRGRVSEQTRERVLRIIRELNYAPNRITSALGGKSMYTLGLLIPDISNPFYSEIVRGAEDCGRKWGYNVLICNTDNDTRREMDYLLSLREKRVDGIILATASNTDTRREDLESLGIPVAFISREIPGFESIRVIVDNFRGGYLATRHLIDLGHRNIALFTEPLNIVTSSERLRGYAEALQEAGIPYRPEWVRPGGFGVESGYRLAEALLRDSHDPMPTAVFAANDQLAIGAIQAFKEAGHSIPEDISVVGFDNTILCTIVDPPLTTVAQPMYDMGVKVVNLLIEAIQNEGSGSERIVLEPKLVVRRSTAKPKSPLPR; via the coding sequence ATGAAACCGCGGGAACGGCAAAAAAACCCGACAGGCAGCGAAAAAGTGACCATTTACGACATCGCGGAAGCAGCCGGCGTTTCCATCGCCACCGTTTCCAAGGTGATCAACAACCGGGGACGGGTGAGTGAACAAACCCGGGAACGCGTCCTCCGTATCATACGGGAGTTGAACTATGCCCCCAACCGGATCACCTCGGCGCTGGGCGGCAAAAGCATGTACACACTGGGATTGCTCATCCCCGACATCAGCAACCCCTTTTACTCGGAGATCGTGCGGGGAGCGGAAGACTGCGGCCGCAAATGGGGTTACAATGTGCTGATCTGCAACACCGACAACGACACACGTCGGGAAATGGATTACCTTCTTTCCCTCCGGGAAAAACGGGTGGACGGAATCATACTGGCAACCGCCAGCAACACGGACACACGCCGGGAAGACCTGGAGTCGTTGGGCATCCCCGTCGCCTTCATCTCCCGGGAAATTCCCGGTTTCGAATCCATCCGGGTGATCGTGGACAATTTCCGTGGCGGTTATTTGGCCACCCGACACCTGATCGATCTGGGACACCGAAACATCGCCCTGTTCACCGAACCCTTAAACATCGTCACCAGCAGCGAACGGCTGCGGGGGTACGCCGAGGCGCTGCAGGAGGCGGGGATCCCCTACCGGCCCGAATGGGTCCGCCCGGGGGGCTTCGGGGTCGAAAGCGGATACCGGCTCGCCGAAGCGCTTCTGCGCGATTCCCACGATCCCATGCCCACGGCGGTGTTTGCCGCCAACGACCAACTGGCCATCGGGGCAATCCAGGCGTTTAAGGAAGCCGGCCATTCCATCCCGGAAGACATATCCGTCGTCGGCTTCGACAACACGATCCTTTGCACCATTGTCGATCCCCCCCTGACGACCGTTGCGCAACCCATGTACGACATGGGAGTGAAAGTGGTCAACCTGCTGATCGAAGCGATTCAAAACGAAGGCAGCGGATCGGAACGGATCGTCCTTGAACCGAAATTGGTTGTCCGCCGATCCACCGCCAAACCGAAATCCCCCTTGCCGAGGTGA
- a CDS encoding transposase has translation MARKGQKFKTYSFELKKKAVEMRLQGIPKAKIAEELGIQDVGRLKIWMRKYREQGDFGLMEHRGRRKEYKDLEREVKRLRLENDVLKKWLEILAR, from the coding sequence GTGGCAAGAAAAGGACAGAAATTCAAGACATATAGCTTTGAACTGAAAAAGAAGGCAGTGGAAATGAGGCTTCAGGGCATTCCCAAGGCAAAGATTGCTGAAGAGCTGGGGATTCAAGATGTGGGGCGATTAAAGATCTGGATGCGGAAATACCGGGAACAGGGCGATTTTGGGCTAATGGAGCACAGAGGGAGGCGGAAAGAGTACAAGGACCTGGAACGGGAAGTCAAAAGGCTGCGACTGGAGAATGATGTCCTAAAAAAGTGGCTGGAGATTTTGGCAAGG